Genomic window (Daucus carota subsp. sativus chromosome 5, DH1 v3.0, whole genome shotgun sequence):
tgaaggcctataagtgtgtataaataccacttatcacacccccaaacttaaactgatgcttgtcctcaagcgtcaaagacactaacaataatacaatgcaatgcatgaatgcaactacgtgatgaatgagtgaactatgaagtaattgccttgtcaATTATTGTAACAGCCCGATTTTTCGGACTATTATCTTTCTATCAAttaatagaaatccaaatttaaTTCCATAaccaatataaaaaaaaatcacataatatcATAAACCAATCTCCCAAAATCCCAATTCTTAAACATAACACTAATATCCTTCATGGAGACGCAGCTCCTAAAATgactgaaaataaaaataaaatcattattattaGACTCTAGCCCACTCCAACCGAATCCAACTCCAAAGCCTTGCCAATAACATTAACCTGAAATTTGTAAGTCGTGAGCTACACAGCCCAGTAAGAAAACAAATTCGACCAACAGACCAAAAACTTTTAAGACTTGCCATTGTTCACAATTTCATAACCAAAAATCATAAACCAATATTTCATAAAGTAAATTCCACAGTTCGCTAGGCCACTAATACCCGGTGGCACGGTATCATTGGTTCATAGGTGTCAATAATGCGCCCCTTACTAAGGTATCATAAATTGTGCCAAGCACGCCCTAGTAAGGTATCATAAtctagttccggaactatacgCAATTACTAACAGGTTCATAATTCATAGCTAGCTGGGAATTccttatatctaaaatattttatcaatcccAAACTTTCACAACAAAGCAGTATAAAGCATTTGAAACAATTCTGAAAGTGCGAAAAGTAATCTTACCTTAGCAAAACAATCACTTATAACTCGCAGCACTGAGCCCTACACagatttttaatcataaaataaaggATTATCAGTCTACTAGACAATAAGAATACAATCTTTTTAACCCTATGATTTCTAACAGTACCCCAGTAAGGTTTAGGactaacatatattttaacCCTGCCCAACTGGCCAACACTGATActgatatttatataatctgACACTGCCCAACTGACCAAACATGATATCCAAGGAACAGGAGTAAACtattacttttaaataaattaagaacTAATAAAAtctcttttcttttgtttccaGAAAACAtcctatataaaaatattttaatgtacacaaaatcaattaaatgaataaaagtagttaaataatttaattgtttccaaatcaaaatatataataattaatacatggtaaataaatattaaaaacctTTGCCAAATACAAATATCACTGGTAACACATTtttacacatacacacatattacTGATGCAtaaaatacacacatatataattcttaaagtcatataaaaatataataaattaaatataataaaatatagatttgAAGAAAACCTTTTTCCTGTTACAAaacacttattttcaaaaatataagtaaCCTTCATATATATAACGGTATGAGATACAGTATACATTAAGAATATAACCAAATAGAGAATAATCTTCATTTACATAACAATATCAGTACACAATCAGAATAACAGAGAGAATAACAGGAGGGTTTGAAAACGTACTTTACATAACCTATTTTTTATCTATCAGTATCACTACACAATCAGAGATATCAGTATAACTACACAATCAGAGAGAATGACAGGAGGGTTTCAAAACATACTGTACGTaatctattttttatatcacAGCTTCATCAgtatagaaatataaataaaacacaaCGACAGTAGAGAATAACAGTAGGGTTAAAAGAAAGCGTACCTTTTGTGGTTAAAACCTTCACAAGGCTACGGTATATATAAGCTATAACCTATTTGTTACGTAAAAGATATCTTAATTAACAGTACTAATCATAATAAGGATAAACCTTACGTATTAAAAATAGGACACGGATGTTTActctttttaaaactaaaaccacataatatttataaaacctTATAAaccaaacattaataaaatcttattaacaACATACTTTTAAATCCTAcacaataaaatactaataatatatttcataataaaataaaatcttgcaatttaaaatattagtaaaagttttcacaataaaatatttgcatcataaaatactaataaaatattgcacaataaatactttttcaaaaatttatacaatacatatatatatacataacaattaaatataaaaaaattacgaatattacattctaccctccttaaaaaaaaatttggtccCCAAATTTACACCTAAAGACATACATGTAAtgtactcttaaaataaaataaaaatagggaAAATCTTACCTTAATTTTCTTTCGGTTCGTGTTGGTATACTCGCCCATAATTTGGACCAAGTAAAGCCGCTAAGGTTGCTTTGTTCCCATTGTCTTTGTCTCTGGTTGGGTCACGTTTTGGACATTCAGCAACTCTATGTCCCATCTCACCGCAACTGAAACATGCTCCTGTGTTCCATCGGCAGTCCTTATCCAAGTGATTACGACCACACCTTGAACATTGAAGCTTTCCCCCTTGATTCCCTTTGTTTGCATTTCCACCCGTTCCTCGATTGTTAAACTTCTTCGACGATCCAGTACCATTAAATCCTCCTGAAGGCTCGCTTCGCTTCTTAGTTTCTTCATCTTTCTTCTTTAATGCCTCGACCATGCCCCTTTCAACCACTAATGCCTTGTTAAGTACTTGCTCATACGTGGTTAACTCAAAATTTGCAACAGCATGCCTAATATTTTCTCTAAGTCCTTCCTCCAATCTTCTAGCCCGACTGATCTCGTCAGCAACTAAGGTAGGAGCATATTTGGAGAGCCTCGCAAACTCTGCTTCATACTCTACCACCGTCCTATCTCCCTGCTCAAGCCTAATGAAATCCCTCTCTTTTTGCACACGAATAGTTCTTGGAAAGTATTTATCTGTCAATGCcgtcttgaatctatcccatgTCATCGGATCAGCATTTTCCTCATTcctcctttgctccatcagcCACCAATCATATGCACTGCCCTGTAATTGATACACAGCTAAAGTAACCTTTTGCCCATCATTACTTCCCATCAATTCAAATGCCTTTTCCATCTCTTGGATCCATTTTTCCACAATAGCAGGGTCAGTTGCACCATCAAATGTTGGGGGGTTCAAACGCTTGAATTCTGACACAATACTTCGTTGAGCTGGTTGTTGATTTCCaacaagtgttgccaaggtttGCGCGAGCTGGTTCAACATATTTCCACCttcattattattgttattgttattgttattgtttcCACCGCTCCCGCTGTTGTTTCTGTTGTTGCGATTGTTAGCACCTCCACGTCGAGCACTCATGATTCCTTCAAACAAAAATAACTATCTATAATATGGACCATAATTATCAAGAAGGTAAATATATTCATAATCCAATAAatgaaattcataaaaatgtcaAAACCATAATactaaatttattaatctaGGCTCGAAATAAGCCACAAAATGTGTCTTCAAACAATACCAAATAAAAGCTAGACCTACACAACTTGATATTTAAGAGAAACAATCCATAAACCAAACTATCTAAATAATAAACTAAATTTCTTCTAAAATCTCAGTCACCCTTGCTCTAGTCGTCGCGATTGCTCTTCGATGCCCTTGTAGAAAATCCGTGGTGATCCTCTTGATCCATGCGGGACATCGCGATAATGGCCATCGACAAATAAAGTTTATTGAACGTTCGGAGGCTCTAGTATCCCTTCTTACTATTTCCAGCACTCTAGCAGCCTTATCTTTTTGATGTCGGCAGTCCTTAAGATGGTTTATGTAAGCTGTGTAAAGATCAGTATATTTCATTTCTAAATTAAATTCTGCTCCCTCAGCTTCTTCTTCTCTAAGTTTGAGTTTCAATTTTAGCAATGCACTCTCTCCCTTTAACTTGGCTATCTCATCATCCCTACATGGCTGACACACAACCTCGGGAAAGGAAGATTCCGTAACCGAGTCCTCACTATCATAATCAGGTTGAGGAGCATCCTCATCTATCTCGAGTGACATTACAGATAACTCTTCAATGTCCTCTTCGGGGTCTTCCTCAAAATCATCCTCAAACTCTTCATCCAGACCCCAAACATTGTCATTATCTGCCATCTACACAAATTTAcaaaacaatatattaaaaatctgtTTCTAAAGATAATACTCTATCCCTAATCACATAACTTAATCCTAGCAGATAGTCTACAGGAAgctaacctcgctctgataccaactgtaaCAGCCCGATTTTTCGGACTATTATCTTTCTATCAAttaatagaaatccaaatttaaTTCCATAaccaatataaaaaaaaatcacataatatcATAAACCAATCTCCCAAAATCCCAATTCTTAAACATAACACTAATATCCTTCATGGAGACGCAGCTCCTAAAATgactgaaaataaaaataaaatcattattattaGACTCTAGCCCACTCCAACCGAATCCAACTCCAAAGCCTTGCCAATAACATTAACCTGAAATTTGTAAGTCGTGAGCTACACAGCCCAGTAAGAAAACAAATTCGACCAACAGACCAAAAACTTTTAAGACTTGCCATTGTTCACAATTTCATAACCAAAAATCATAAACCAATATTTCATAAAGTAAATTCCACAGTTCGCTAGGCCACTAATACCCGGTGGCACGGTATCATTGGTTCATAGGTGTCAATAATGCGCCCCTTACTAAGGTATCATAAATTGTGCCAAGCACGCCCTAGTAAGGTATCATAAtctagttccggaactatacgCAATTACTAACAGGTTCATAATTCATAGCTAgctgtgaaaggcatatgttcagcctatttgtatttaaagaggtacaactcaactcagataagaaagctcagtaaatagcaagtcatcggaatcagtacgaagaacgtcaaatgatttatggaaatcatatgtcagataagttccaggatgctgctgcacgccact
Coding sequences:
- the LOC135152822 gene encoding uncharacterized protein LOC135152822, which translates into the protein MSARRGGANNRNNRNNSGSGGNNNNNNNNNNEGGNMLNQLAQTLATLVGNQQPAQRSIVSEFKRLNPPTFDGATDPAIVEKWIQEMEKAFELMGSNDGQKVTLAVYQLQGSAYDWWLMEQRRNEENADPMTWDRFKTALTDKYFPRTIRVQKERDFIRLEQGDRTVVEYEAEFARLSKYAPTLVADEISRARRLEEGLRENIRHAVANFELTTYEQVLNKALVVERGMVEALKKKDEETKKRSEPSGGFNGTGSSKKFNNRGTGGNANKGNQGGKLQCSRCGRNHLDKDCRWNTGACFSCGEMGHRVAECPKRDPTRDKDNGNKATLAALLGPNYGRVYQHEPKEN